In Candidatus Chlorohelix allophototropha, one DNA window encodes the following:
- a CDS encoding GntR family transcriptional regulator, with the protein MGLNISKTGTMPRYYQLREIIRERIVSGQWKEDDEIPSERELSEQYGLSRMTVRQSLSELVKEGLLYRKQGRGTFVSRPKITQQLIRLTGFTQDMQTRSQRPGATVLSAEMYIADQTVADKLRINLGRQVFKLRRLRLADGEPLAVELAYISFIGCEKLLEEDFERDSLYQVLETKYGLTPLEAEQELEAGIARESECRLLNIAPGSPVLLIRRITYTERAQPLEYAESVYRGDKYKFYARLVRE; encoded by the coding sequence ATGGGATTGAATATTTCCAAAACTGGTACTATGCCACGCTATTACCAACTACGCGAGATTATACGAGAACGTATTGTCTCAGGGCAGTGGAAAGAGGATGATGAGATACCATCCGAGCGTGAGCTTTCCGAACAGTATGGCTTGAGCCGCATGACGGTGCGGCAATCCCTCTCCGAGTTGGTGAAGGAAGGTTTATTATACCGCAAGCAGGGCAGGGGTACTTTCGTTTCACGCCCTAAAATTACTCAGCAATTGATACGTTTGACCGGCTTTACCCAGGATATGCAGACTCGCTCTCAGCGTCCCGGTGCAACGGTGTTGAGCGCGGAAATGTATATTGCCGATCAGACTGTGGCGGATAAGTTGCGTATCAATCTTGGTCGTCAGGTTTTTAAGTTACGAAGGTTGCGCCTTGCCGATGGTGAGCCGTTAGCGGTAGAGTTAGCCTATATCAGCTTTATCGGTTGCGAGAAGTTGCTGGAAGAAGATTTTGAGCGCGATTCATTGTATCAGGTTCTTGAAACTAAATACGGATTGACTCCACTTGAAGCGGAACAAGAACTGGAAGCGGGTATTGCCAGAGAGTCGGAATGCCGTTTGCTCAATATTGCGCCCGGTAGCCCGGTGCTACTGATTCGCCGAATTACCTATACCGAACGCGCTCAACCGCTTGAATATGCCGAGTCGGTTTATCGGGGCGATAAGTACAAGTTTTA